Proteins found in one Lycium ferocissimum isolate CSIRO_LF1 chromosome 6, AGI_CSIRO_Lferr_CH_V1, whole genome shotgun sequence genomic segment:
- the LOC132059287 gene encoding uncharacterized protein LOC132059287 has product MPIEMLKGLPFSVDTWSPKSSTKRHHFLTHAHKDHTQGICTYASYPIYCSQITKTLVLHHYPQLDGSFFVGIEVGQCIVIKDPDGDFTVTAFDANHCPGALMFLYEGKFGNILHTGDCRLTIECLQQLPLKYVGTTGKEPKCQIDCIFLDCTFGQSPLKMPSRQSAIQQIINCIWKHPQAPTVYLTCDLLGHEDILVHVSQTFGCKIYVDKAKTPECFQALELMVPEILSEDASSRFQLFDGFPKLYQRAEAKITEAQSDSRHEPLIIRASAQWYACDDGIPDIEKQKKERCDQPVRDIFGVWHICYTIHSSKEELEWALQLLAPRWVVSTTPSCKAMELDYVKRHINQHRNFDDPFWQLLGFTTDVESEVDTESAPDVVEVSSSPLAKSNAQDYAGNSQSTTTSISICRKSHLSPPSKTASVTLFGRARIGLNGSYFKHEEKEPILPDNDSVFRGSDELQVISFKNEEVVVEAGETSAVSEVLDIRSKEEILMRTETEYCISESAVGLSKSYNPSLRKLYRSMNVPVPRPLPSLVELMNATKRARRRL; this is encoded by the exons ATGCCAATTGAAATGCTAAAAGGGTTGCCATTTTCAGTAGATACATGGAGTCCAAAATCAAGTACAAAAAGGCACCATTTCTTAACACATGCCCATAAGGATCACACTCAAGGAATCTGCACTTATGCTTCATATCCTATTTATTGCTCCCAAATCACCAAAACTCTTGTTCTACACCATTATCCTCAG CTTGATGGATCATTTTTTGTGGGTATTGAGGTTGGGCAATGTATAGTGATCAAAGACCCTGATGGTGATTTCACGGTTACTGCCTTTGACGCCAATCATTGCCCAG GAGCTCTAATGTTCTTGTATGAAGGCAAATTTGGAAACATCCTGCATACAGGAGATTGCAGACTCACGATTGAGTGTTTGCAACAATTACCCCTAAAGTATGTGGGCACCACCGGAAAAGAACCAAAGTGCCAGATTGATTGTATTTTCCTTGATTGCACATTTGGTCAGTCTCCATTGAAGATGCCCAGCAGGCAGTCAGCAATCCAACAG atcatcaattgCATATGGAAGCACCCTCAAGCTCCTACAGTATATCTGACATGTGATCTTCTTGGCCACGAGGACATTCTTGTGCATGTCTCACAGACATTTGGTTGCAAGATTTATGTTGATAAAGCTAAAACTCCAGAATGCTTTCAGGCTTTGGAACTAATGGTGCCTGAAATCTTGTCTGAAGATGCATCATCTCGTTTTCAACTGTTTGATGGGTTTCCGAAACTGTACCAAAGAGCAGAAGCCAAGATCACAGAGGCTCAGTCTGATTCTCGGCATGAGCCTCTAATTATTCGAGCATCAGCACAGTGGTATGCATGTGATGATGGTATTCCGGATATCGAAAAgcagaaaaaagaaagatgtgATCAACCAGTGAGAGATATATTCGGTGTCTGGCACATTTGTTACACCATACATTCATCAAAGGAAGAACTGGAGTGGGCTTTGCAACTTCTTGCACCTAGGTGGGTTGTCTCTACAACACCTAGTTGCAAGGCTATGGAGCTGGATTATGTGAAGCGTCATATTAATCAACATCGGAATTTTGATGACCCTTTCTGGCAACTTCTGGGGTTTACCACAGACGTGGAATCTGAAGTTGATACAGAATCAGCTCCAGATGTGGTTGAGGTTTCAAGCTCACCTTTGGCCAAGAGCAATGCTCAAGATTATGCAGGCAACTCCCAATCGACGACGACATCTATTAGCATTTGTAGGAAGTCACATTTGTCTCCTCCAAGCAAAACAGCTTCAGTAACATTATTTGGTAGGGCGAGGATTGGGCTCAATGGTTCTTATTTCAAACATGAAGAAAAGGAGCCTATACTTCCAGATAATGATTCTGTATTCAGAGGTTCCGATGAGTTACAGGTTATTTCTTTTAAGAACGAAGAGGTTGTGGTGGAAGCTGGTGAGACCTCGGCAGTAAGTGAAGTTTTAGACATCAGGAGTAAAGAGGAGATCTTGATGCGTACAGAAACGGAGTATTGTATTTCTGAGTCAGCTGTTGGATTGTCAAAGAGTTATAATCCAAGTTTAAGAAAACTATACCGATCTATGAATGTGCCAGTGCCTCGACCCCTTCCTTCGTTAGTGGAACTTATGAATGCCACTAAGCGTGCTAGGAGAAGGCTGTAA
- the LOC132059289 gene encoding mitogen-activated protein kinase kinase kinase 3-like has product MPAWWGKKSSKNKDNPKSKDLRERDKPRSFDELLNRNSPRSSKEFSGSGDVFSGFDSGSVLDKAHPLPMPSVGNDHGSVSVSSTSSSGSSDGVPVNNDQAQLDTFRGLGDNRLSPLARSPVRSRPTTTTSSPLHPRFSSINLDSPTGKLDDARSECHQLPLPPGSPPSPSALPNPRPCGVAEGSTISMSKWKKGKLLGRGTFGHVYLGFNRENGQMCAIKEVKVVSDDHTSKECLKQLNQEIILLSNLTHPNIVRYYGSELDEETLSVYLEYVSGGSIHKLLQEYGPFREPVIQNYTRQILSGLSFLHARNTVHRDIKGANILVDPNGVIKLADFGMAKHITSCSSVLSFKGSPYWMAPEVVMNTSGYGLAVDIWSLGCTILEMATSKPPWSQYEGVAAIFKIGNSKDFPEIPDHLSNDAKSFIRLCLQREPSMRPAASQLLEHPFVKNQSTTKVADVGVTKESYPRSFDGSRTPPVLELHPNNGRNISPGRNISPHEGNYASHPVVTVSRPSICPRENVKTITSLPVSPTSSPLRQYEPARKSCYLSPPHPSYAIGGQSGYDVNDYSMFQQRPSTRTTLDPWLEIPQFRAQTPSRSLKTRPIL; this is encoded by the exons ATGCCTGCTTGGTGGGGAAAAAAATCCTCCAAGAACAAAGATAATCCAAAATCTAAAGACCTTAGAGAAAGGGATAAACCAAGGAGTTTTGATGAGTTACTTAATAGAAATTCACCAAGAAGTAGTAAAGAGTTTAGTGGTTCCGGTGATGTTTTTTCAGGGTTTGATTCAGGTTCTGTTTTGGATAAAGCACATCCTTTACCTATGCCTTCAGTTGGAAATGATCAtggttcagtttcagtttcaagtACTAGCTCATCTGGATCATCTGATGGTGTTCCTGTTAATAATGATCAAGCCCAGTTGGATACTTTTAG AGGACTTGGAGATAATAGGTTGAGCCCACTGGCACGAAGCCCAGTTCGTTCCAGACCCACAACTACCACATCGTCACCTTTACATCCTCGGTTTTCGAGTATTAATCTGGACTCTCCAACGGGCAAATTGGATGATGCGAGGAGTGAATGTCATCAGCTGCCCCTTCCACCTGGTTCTCCACCCAGTCCTTCTGCTTTACCAAACCCAAGACCTTGTGGTGTGGCTGAAGGCTCAACCATTAGCATGTCAAAATGGAAGAAAGGCAAGCTTCTAGGAAGAGGCACGTTTGGTCATGTCTATCTTGGATTCAACAG GGAGAATGGACAGATGTGCGCAATAAAAGAAGTCAAGGTGGTTTCAGATGATCATACTTCCAAAGAGTGCCTTAAGCAATTGAACCAg GAAATCATTTTACTCAGTAACTTGACACATCCAAATATTGTTCGATACTATGGAAGTGAACTG GATGAAGAAACTCTATCAGTTTATTTGGAGTACGTTTCGGGCGGTTCTATACATAAATTGTTGCAGGAATATGGGCCATTCAGAGAGCCAGTTATACAAAACTACACAAGACAGATACTTTCTGGCCTTTCCTTTTTACATGCTAGGAATACGGTTCACAG GGACATAAAAGGAGCCAATATACTAGTAGATCCTAATGGTGTAATCAAGCTAGCTGATTTTGGCATGGCAAAACAT ATAACTTCATGTTCCTCAGTGCTCTCTTTCAAAGGGAGTCCTTATTGGATGGCTCCTGAG GTGGTGATGAATACAAGTGGCTATGGCCTTGCAGTGGATATTTGGAGTTTGGGATGTACAATTCTTGAAATGGCAACTTCAAAGCCACCTTGGAGCCAGTATGAAGGG GTTGCTGCCATATTTAAAATTGGAAACAGCAAAGACTTTCCTGAAATTCCAGATCACCTTTCTAATGATGCAAAAAGTTTTATAAGGTTGTGCTTGCAGCGGGAGCCGTCCATGCGACCTGCGGCTTCTCAACTACTAGAGCACCCTTTCGTTAAAAACCAAAGTACAACAAAAGTTGCGGATGTCGGTGTAACCAAGGAATCATATCCTCGCTCCTTTGATGGAAGCCGGACACCG CCAGTGTTGGAGCTGCATCCCAATAATGGAAGGAATATTTCTCCTGGAAGGAATATATCTCCCCATGAAGGGAACTATGCATCCCATCCAGTGGTCACAGTCTCTAGACCGTCGATCTGCCCAAG GGAAAATGTAAAAACCATAACATCTTTACCAGTATCTCCGACATCTAGCCCGTTAAGACAGTATGAACCTGCTCGTAAGAGCTGTTATCTTTCTCCTCCACATCCATCGTATGCCATCGGGGGCCAGAGTGGATACGATGTGAATGATTACTCAATGTTTCAACAAAGGCCCAGCACAAGAACAACGCTTGATCCGTGGCTCGAAATCCCTCAATTTAGAGCTCAGACACCATCTAGATCCCTGAAAACGAGACCCATTCTTTAG